The Pecten maximus chromosome 11, xPecMax1.1, whole genome shotgun sequence genome has a segment encoding these proteins:
- the LOC117337935 gene encoding uncharacterized protein LOC117337935 isoform X1, which yields MTRSSQSRNVSEDALLVRPDLCIVTKMNTVAMSMVSLWVTLMVSPGVETITYHLGDTTSKYPSYCICQETNRKSNTTSIVFERDSLDRTVPQTAYTILSIAFSINSNLGYCVTEYLQRGHFPSFKPLATNNTTILTRQDMFGAVALLHFPSLTYTDACIAYLLVPF from the exons ATGACGCGTTCCTCACAAAGTCGGAATGTTTCAGAAG ATGCCCTCCTAGTTAGGCCAGATTTGTGTATAGTGACCAAAATGAACACCGTGGCTATGTCCATGGTCTCCCTATGGGTTACCCTGATGGTCAGTCCTGGCGTGGAGACAATAACCTACCATCTAGGAGATACAACATCCAAGTACCCAAGTTACTGTATCTGTCAGGAGACAAACAGGAAATCAAATACAACTTCAATAGTGTTTGAGCGTGACAGTTTGGACCGAACAGTGCCTCAGACAGCATATACTATATTAAGTATAGCATTTAGTATCAACTCTAACCTGGGCTACTGTGTCACTGAATATTTACAACGTGGACATTTCCCGTCCTTCAAACCCCTGGCTACCAATAACACGACGATTCTGACCCGACAGGACATGTTCGGGGCTGTGGCGTTGTTACATTTCCCCTCGTTAACTTACACTGATGCCTGTATAGCTTACTTGTTAGTTCCATTCTAA
- the LOC117337935 gene encoding uncharacterized protein LOC117337935 isoform X2 has translation MSSGADALLVRPDLCIVTKMNTVAMSMVSLWVTLMVSPGVETITYHLGDTTSKYPSYCICQETNRKSNTTSIVFERDSLDRTVPQTAYTILSIAFSINSNLGYCVTEYLQRGHFPSFKPLATNNTTILTRQDMFGAVALLHFPSLTYTDACIAYLLVPF, from the coding sequence ATGCCCTCCTAGTTAGGCCAGATTTGTGTATAGTGACCAAAATGAACACCGTGGCTATGTCCATGGTCTCCCTATGGGTTACCCTGATGGTCAGTCCTGGCGTGGAGACAATAACCTACCATCTAGGAGATACAACATCCAAGTACCCAAGTTACTGTATCTGTCAGGAGACAAACAGGAAATCAAATACAACTTCAATAGTGTTTGAGCGTGACAGTTTGGACCGAACAGTGCCTCAGACAGCATATACTATATTAAGTATAGCATTTAGTATCAACTCTAACCTGGGCTACTGTGTCACTGAATATTTACAACGTGGACATTTCCCGTCCTTCAAACCCCTGGCTACCAATAACACGACGATTCTGACCCGACAGGACATGTTCGGGGCTGTGGCGTTGTTACATTTCCCCTCGTTAACTTACACTGATGCCTGTATAGCTTACTTGTTAGTTCCATTCTAA